Below is a window of Leishmania major strain Friedlin complete genome, chromosome 29 DNA.
GAATAAAGACGTCTCTTACGCTCTTGCTCGGTCTTATGACGGCTGCGCTTGCTGTGCAATACGGGCTGTCCGAACAGCGTCTACCGCCACGGCTGACGTCGCTGACGTGCACAAACACATGCATTTTATCTTGTAGGTTTCCACGGTGACGAAGGATCGTCTCTCTCACCTTGTGTGGAACGCCCTCACAAGAACCGGGTTTGGTGCGCGTCTCGTATCTATCTCTTCCCCGACCACGTCAACGACTGCAGCCGTCgctctcgttttttttgttgttctcaGCTTGTCTTTGACCCAACTCAGCCACTCGCTGACTGGACGGAAatactcacacacacacacacacacacacacacacacacacacacacagcacatAGGCGCAACTGGACGCACGCGCGTTGGCTGGGGCAtcgtcttctctttctccccctccccggtCGTGCGGACGCACCAATGACGGACTTTCCAAAGTTGAATCGCATCAAGTCAGATGACGAGAACATGGAAAAGATTCACGTCGCGGCGCGCAAAGGCCAAACggacgaggtgcgccgcctcatTGAGACGGGCGTGAGCCCCACCATCCAGAACCGCTTTGGCTGTACGGCGCTGCATCTCGCCTGCAAGTTCGGCTGTGTGGACACCGCCAAGTATCTCGCTAGCGTTGGCGAGGTGCACTCCTTATGGCACGGCCAGAAGCCGATTCATttggcggtgatggcgaaTAAGACGGACCTCGTCGTAGCATTGGTGGAGGGTGCTAAGGAGCGGGGGCAGATGCCAGAGTCGCTGCTCAATGAGTGCGACGAACGTGAGGTCAACGAGATTGGCAGTCACGTGAAGCACTGCAAGGGCCAGACCGCCCTTCACTGGTGTGTGGGACTGGGTCCAGAGTACCTGGAGATGATCAAAATCCTCGTGCAGCTCGGCGCCTCGCCGACTGCGAAGGACAAGGCCGACGAGACGCCGTTGATGCGCGCCATGGAGTTCCGCAACCGCGAGGCGCTGGATTTGATGATGGACACCGTGCCTAGCAAGAGCTCGCTACGCCTCGACTATGCCAACAAGCAGGGCAACTCGCACCTGCACTGGGCGATCCTGATCAACTGGGAAGACGTTGCCATGCGGTTTGTGGAGATGGGGATCGATGTCAACATGGAGGACAACGAGCATACGGTGCCGCTGTACCTGTCTGTGCGGGCTGCCATGGTGCTGCTCACGAAAGAGCTCCTGCAGAAGACGGACGTCTTTCTCATCCAGGCGTGCCCCTACCACAATGGCacgacggtgctgccggaTCGAGTTGTGTGGCTGGACTTCGTGCCGGCGGCTGCCGACCCCTCGAAGCAGGAAGTCCTTCAGCTTCTGCAGGAGAAGTTGGACGAGGTAGTACGCAGCCTCAACacgggcgccggcggcgccgtcaagCGGAAGAAGAAGGCCGCACCAGCAGTGAAGCGCATGAAACTAGCACCCTCTGCCCCGGTGCGCACCCGCTCTCGTagccgcgcgcgcagcagcgctgtgaGCAAGTAAGCAGATGGAGCGAATCTGCTTCACTGCACACGCAGTGGCCGCGCAAGTGTATACTGGTATGATGTTTGTGGGTGCCCGCGTGCGTCTGAGTGCTTATAGAGCGGTAAAAGgcggtgcacacacgcgtggcAGGGGGACGGGTGCGCGTGGGGCAATTTGCCATGAccccgctgcacgcgcgcgcgtgtgtgtgaagaCGGAATGGATGCTTTTGGATGGAAAGGCCGATGCTCACTGAGGGCTTATAATGTTGATGTAATGCCACCTATTGCATTAGCGTGAacttctgtgtgtgtgtgtgtgtatgtgtgtgcatactTTTTTAGAAGCGGTGGCTACGACGGTCACTGATCCGAGTCTGTGCGGATGGAGGGATTACAGTGGGCGGAAGGGCGGGAGGGCGGGGGTTAAGCGAGGCGAAGAGGTGGCGTACGGGAATGAGGGGGATGTATTGTCGAGGAACTTTGAAAGCAGCACAAAATAAAAGGGTCCGATTAAGAGGTCAGGGGCGCGTGAAACGCTGACCTGTGACGCCATGCTTGCCTCCGCACCGATCTTAAGCAGTGTTGACCGTCGTCCCCGGTAGCTTCTCACTCCTCTCTATTTTTCTTTCTTTCCAGGTTCTTTTCTGGCTCGAAGCCTCTCGCTCATCTCTTTCTTAAGGGTTCGCTGTCGGGGGGCGTACACATTCAACGAAAATTTCCACTCCCGACttcgccactgccgctgtgctttctctgctgctctgcctccTTCCGGCACTGTGTCCGCTTCCCTCCTTTTCGACCACCCCTCACCTTTCGCACCTCCATCGTCGAGGTGGTttcgctttctctccctctttctgcCTGCAGTTGCTTGCCGCACCCGACGCTTCTTCCACCTGCATCTCTGCCTCATAGTGTTCTTTGAATTACTCCGTGTCTCAGAGTTTCTTCTGTCGTGTGTTGCGCTACGCTattcgcccccccccctctcatcacttctctctctctctgcgcgtggCATCTCAAAGCTCGATGTATTCCATAGCACTCCTGGTGTCTCTTTTCCTCCCAGGGAGCCGTTCCAAATTTGTttctgcccccctcctccttccttccttttcctttcctaCCTTTCGCTATCATTATATGAGCGATGCTTGGTGCCGTGGATGTAAAGCGCATAGCGAGTGCGTAGGTGTGAGTGCGTCGTGCGTGTCGTCGTTGACCCCCATCGCCATCCGATCACTGCTTCTCCTATCCTCCCCTCTGACGGCTTCGTGGGTGTTTGTGCAAGCCGTGCACCCGCAAACAACCGACCACATTTTTACCAAGAGTCACCAGCGCAGGTATGCCCGTCGCGCGAGAGGAAGGGGCGAACAAAGTCGGGTCTCTCTACCCCTTTCACGCGGCTACAATGCTGCCGCATCACACtcgaagaggcggcggccgacattttgttttcgttttcgaACTTCCGCAAGCTGCCAGCGAATCCAGCGGCGGCAAAAAGAGTTGCGGTACGGTACTCGCTTGTTCAGAAAATGAACGTGCCTCTCCGCCGTCTTGCCGGATCATCCTctcggtgcagcagcggctggtaCGCAATGCGCATATGCTTTTCTTCGTTTGGTTGCGTATGCTtacgttttttttgttgtcttCTTCGGGGGCTTTCCGTCGCTGCGG
It encodes the following:
- a CDS encoding conserved hypothetical protein (previous protein_id=AAZ09566.1) codes for the protein MTDFPKLNRIKSDDENMEKIHVAARKGQTDEVRRLIETGVSPTIQNRFGCTALHLACKFGCVDTAKYLASVGEVHSLWHGQKPIHLAVMANKTDLVVALVEGAKERGQMPESLLNECDEREVNEIGSHVKHCKGQTALHWCVGLGPEYLEMIKILVQLGASPTAKDKADETPLMRAMEFRNREALDLMMDTVPSKSSLRLDYANKQGNSHLHWAILINWEDVAMRFVEMGIDVNMEDNEHTVPLYLSVRAAMVLLTKELLQKTDVFLIQACPYHNGTTVLPDRVVWLDFVPAAADPSKQEVLQLLQEKLDEVVRSLNTGAGGAVKRKKKAAPAVKRMKLAPSAPVRTRSRSRARSSAVSK